One Eulemur rufifrons isolate Redbay chromosome 12, OSU_ERuf_1, whole genome shotgun sequence genomic window carries:
- the GOLGA7 gene encoding golgin subfamily A member 7 isoform X2 — protein sequence MRPQQAPVSGKVFIQRDYSSGTRCQFQTKFPAELENRIDRQQFEETVRTLNNLYAEAEKLGGQSYLEGCLACLTAYTIFLCMETHYEKVLKKVSKYIQEQNEKIYAPQGLLLTDPIERGLRVFRLKLPFMKTEA from the exons ATGAGGCCGCAGCAGGCGCCGGTGTCCGGGAAGGTGTTCATTCAGCGAGACTACAGCAGTGGGACCCGCTGCCAGTTCCAGACCAAGTTCCCCGCGGAGCTGGAAAACCGG ATTGATAGACAGCAGTTTGAAGAAACAGTTCGAACCCTAAATAACCTTTATGCAGAAGCTGAGAAGCTTGGGGGCCAATCCTATCTTGAAGGCTGTTTGGCTTGTTTAACAGCATATACCATTTTCTTATGCATGGAAACTCATTATGAGAAG GTTCTGAAGAAAGTCTCCAAATACATTCAAGAGCAGAATGAGAAGATATATGCTCCTCAAGGCCTCCTCCTGACAGATCCTATTGAGAGAGGACTTCGAGTT TTTAGATTGAAATTACCATTTATGAAGACAGAGGCATAA
- the GOLGA7 gene encoding golgin subfamily A member 7 isoform X1: protein MRPQQAPVSGKVFIQRDYSSGTRCQFQTKFPAELENRIDRQQFEETVRTLNNLYAEAEKLGGQSYLEGCLACLTAYTIFLCMETHYEKVLKKVSKYIQEQNEKIYAPQGLLLTDPIERGLRVIEITIYEDRGISSGR from the exons ATGAGGCCGCAGCAGGCGCCGGTGTCCGGGAAGGTGTTCATTCAGCGAGACTACAGCAGTGGGACCCGCTGCCAGTTCCAGACCAAGTTCCCCGCGGAGCTGGAAAACCGG ATTGATAGACAGCAGTTTGAAGAAACAGTTCGAACCCTAAATAACCTTTATGCAGAAGCTGAGAAGCTTGGGGGCCAATCCTATCTTGAAGGCTGTTTGGCTTGTTTAACAGCATATACCATTTTCTTATGCATGGAAACTCATTATGAGAAG GTTCTGAAGAAAGTCTCCAAATACATTCAAGAGCAGAATGAGAAGATATATGCTCCTCAAGGCCTCCTCCTGACAGATCCTATTGAGAGAGGACTTCGAGTT ATTGAAATTACCATTTATGAAGACAGAGGCATAAGCAGTGGAAGATAA